A genomic stretch from Kribbella amoyensis includes:
- a CDS encoding LacI family DNA-binding transcriptional regulator, translated as MGERPPTSRDLARLAGVSQATVSRVLTNNPRVSPDTRARVLQVLAETNYTPNALARAMKTGRTDTIGVFMTRVTSPFHAALLDEIGRRLSEAGLHMILWNIEHDPEESVAEVVQQRLVDGFILTSATYDSRLHAAAVASGTPTVLLHRGIDGLDCDQVVGDNWQGAYDAGRYLVEAGHRDIGLVTLAHTGNTSRDRDLGFRAALDDAGVKIKTSNVVTTGVGHADGHAAAQKLLSRAKPPTAIYTVTDLLAFGLLDGARARGVQVPDDVWLIGFDNTDLASWEAFDLTTVDQPVHAIVEAGLTLLRQRIADPARPTTTQLLPCPLVIRGSTANTPAKPTGKKSRTRTD; from the coding sequence ATGGGGGAGCGACCACCCACCAGCCGGGACCTGGCGCGGCTGGCCGGAGTGTCCCAGGCGACGGTCTCCCGGGTCCTCACGAACAACCCCCGGGTCAGCCCGGACACCCGGGCCCGGGTGCTGCAGGTGCTGGCCGAGACGAACTACACCCCGAACGCGCTGGCCCGGGCGATGAAGACCGGCCGGACCGACACCATCGGCGTCTTCATGACCCGGGTGACCAGCCCGTTCCACGCCGCGCTACTGGACGAGATCGGCCGCCGGCTGAGCGAGGCCGGGCTGCACATGATCCTGTGGAACATCGAGCACGACCCGGAGGAGTCGGTCGCCGAGGTGGTCCAGCAGCGCCTGGTCGACGGCTTCATCCTCACCTCGGCCACCTACGACTCCCGGCTGCACGCGGCCGCGGTCGCCTCCGGTACGCCGACCGTCCTGCTGCACCGCGGCATCGACGGGCTCGACTGCGACCAGGTGGTCGGCGACAACTGGCAGGGCGCGTACGACGCCGGCCGGTACCTGGTCGAGGCGGGCCACCGCGACATCGGCCTGGTCACCCTGGCCCACACCGGCAACACCTCCCGCGACCGCGACCTCGGGTTCCGGGCCGCGCTGGACGACGCGGGCGTGAAGATCAAGACCAGCAACGTGGTCACCACCGGCGTCGGCCACGCGGACGGGCACGCGGCGGCGCAGAAGCTGCTGTCCCGGGCGAAACCGCCGACCGCGATCTACACCGTCACCGACCTGCTCGCCTTCGGTCTCCTCGACGGCGCCCGGGCCCGCGGCGTCCAAGTCCCCGACGACGTCTGGCTGATCGGCTTCGACAACACCGACCTCGCGTCATGGGAAGCCTTCGACCTGACCACCGTGGACCAGCCGGTCCACGCCATCGTCGAAGCCGGCCTCACCCTCCTCCGCCAACGAATCGCCGACCCGGCCCGTCCGACCACCACCCAACTCCTCCCCTGCCCCCTCGTCATCAGAGGCTCCACCGCCAACACTCCCGCAAAACCCACTGGCAAGAAGTCGAGAACCCGCACAGACTGA
- the aceB gene encoding malate synthase A, whose protein sequence is MAVEVTGPLHERYDEILSERALELIGLLHRELNQRRLALLERRRARVEEIAAGGSLGFLAETAAVREDPDWRVAAPAPGLVDRRVEITGPTDRKMTINALNSGAKVWLADHEDANTPLWENVVGGQLNLLDAITRSIDFTSEAGKAYTLKPDDELATIVVRPRGWHLPEKHILVDGERTSGALVDFALYLVASGQRQLDRGQGPYFYLPKMESHLEARLWNDAFVLAQDFLGIPRGTIRATVLIETFPAAFEMEEILYELREHSAGLNAGRWDFMFSVIKTYRTRGADFQLPDRNSVTMTVPFMRAYTELLVRTCHQRGAHAIGGMAAFIPSKDPAVNEQAFAKVEADKRREAGDGFDGSWVAHPGMVDTCRRVFDEVLGDEPNQLGKLREDVQVTADQLLDVAATPGEVTEAGLRNNISVAVQYLTAWLEGTGAVGIFNLMEDAATAEISRSQIWQWRQNAVVLDTGRTVTTELVTELADEEIAKLDGDPARYQAARETFLEVAIADEYADFLTLPAYERMP, encoded by the coding sequence GTGGCAGTCGAGGTCACCGGACCTTTGCACGAGCGGTACGACGAGATCCTGTCCGAGCGGGCGCTCGAGCTGATCGGGCTGCTGCACCGGGAGCTGAACCAGCGCCGGCTCGCGTTGCTGGAGCGGCGGCGGGCGCGGGTGGAGGAAATCGCGGCCGGTGGGTCGCTCGGGTTCCTGGCCGAGACGGCGGCGGTGCGCGAGGACCCGGACTGGCGGGTCGCCGCGCCCGCGCCGGGACTGGTCGACCGGCGGGTGGAGATCACCGGGCCGACCGACCGGAAGATGACGATCAACGCGCTGAACTCGGGCGCGAAGGTGTGGCTGGCCGATCACGAGGACGCCAACACCCCGCTGTGGGAGAACGTCGTCGGCGGCCAGCTCAACCTGCTCGACGCGATCACCCGGTCGATCGACTTCACCAGCGAGGCCGGCAAGGCGTACACGCTGAAGCCGGACGACGAGCTGGCCACGATCGTGGTCCGGCCGCGCGGCTGGCACCTACCGGAGAAGCACATCCTGGTCGACGGCGAGCGGACCTCGGGTGCCCTCGTCGACTTCGCCCTGTACCTGGTCGCTTCCGGGCAGCGCCAGCTGGATCGCGGCCAGGGGCCGTACTTCTATCTGCCGAAGATGGAGTCGCACCTGGAGGCGCGGCTGTGGAACGACGCGTTCGTGCTGGCCCAGGACTTCCTGGGCATCCCGCGCGGCACGATCCGGGCCACCGTGCTGATCGAGACGTTCCCGGCCGCGTTCGAGATGGAGGAGATCCTCTACGAACTGCGCGAGCACTCGGCCGGACTGAACGCGGGCCGCTGGGACTTCATGTTCAGCGTGATCAAGACGTACCGGACCCGCGGCGCCGACTTCCAGCTCCCGGACCGGAACTCGGTCACCATGACGGTCCCGTTCATGCGCGCGTACACCGAGCTCCTGGTCCGGACGTGTCACCAGCGCGGCGCGCACGCGATCGGCGGGATGGCGGCGTTCATCCCGAGCAAGGACCCGGCCGTCAACGAGCAGGCGTTCGCGAAGGTGGAGGCCGACAAGCGCCGCGAGGCCGGGGACGGGTTCGACGGATCGTGGGTCGCGCACCCGGGCATGGTCGACACCTGCCGGCGCGTCTTCGACGAGGTGCTCGGTGACGAGCCCAACCAGCTCGGCAAGCTCCGCGAGGACGTCCAGGTCACCGCGGACCAGCTCCTCGACGTCGCCGCGACCCCGGGCGAGGTGACCGAGGCCGGTCTGCGGAACAACATCAGCGTCGCCGTCCAGTACCTCACCGCCTGGCTGGAAGGGACGGGTGCAGTCGGCATCTTCAACCTGATGGAGGACGCGGCCACCGCCGAGATCTCCCGCTCGCAGATCTGGCAGTGGCGGCAGAACGCCGTGGTCCTGGACACCGGCCGGACCGTCACCACCGAGCTGGTCACCGA